Proteins encoded in a region of the Paenibacillus pedocola genome:
- a CDS encoding Asp23/Gls24 family envelope stress response protein — translation MSTLPTEYERTEIGEIQIAPEVIEVIAGLATVEVKGVAGMSGGFAGGIVELLGRKNLSKGVKVEVGQREAAVDVSVIIEYGNRLPEVAGEIQRNVKRSIETMTGLTVVEVNVHIHDVQFKTTSNVDKNEDTEAVLRVK, via the coding sequence ATGAGTACATTGCCGACGGAATACGAACGTACGGAAATCGGCGAAATCCAGATCGCTCCAGAAGTGATCGAGGTTATCGCTGGTTTGGCAACCGTAGAAGTTAAAGGCGTGGCTGGCATGAGCGGCGGATTTGCGGGAGGAATTGTCGAGCTTCTCGGACGCAAAAACCTGTCCAAAGGAGTCAAAGTAGAGGTTGGACAGCGTGAGGCTGCAGTAGATGTGTCCGTCATTATTGAATATGGCAACCGTCTTCCGGAAGTAGCCGGTGAAATTCAGCGCAACGTTAAACGTTCCATCGAGACAATGACCGGTTTGACCGTAGTCGAAGTGAATGTGCATATTCATGATGTGCAGTTCAAAACGACCAGCAATGTAGATAAGAACGAAGATACAGAAGCGGTTCTCCGCGTGAAATAA
- the accC gene encoding acetyl-CoA carboxylase biotin carboxylase subunit, giving the protein MNIQKVLIANRGEIAVRIIRACRELGISTVAVYSEPDRDSLHVRLADEAYCIGPMPSKDSYLNFTNIMSVATLTECDAIHPGYGFLAENADFAEICESCNITFIGPSPDAITRMGDKAVAKETMKLAGVPIIPGSDGLVGDVEEAVMLGRDIGYPIIVKATAGGGGKGIRIAEDEESLVKQITAAQQEAQKAFGNAGVYLEKFLTGMKHVEIQIIADNHGNVVHLGERDCSVQRRRQKLVEEAPCSVLTPDIREAMGQAAVRAALAVNYSGAGTLEFLLGPDGQFYFMEMNTRIQVEHPVTEMVTGVDLIKEMISVAEGNPLSFTQEDIVINGWSIECRINAEDPERNFMPSPGKIGFYLPPGGLGVRVDSAAYPGYTISPFYDSMIAKLIVWAPTRQEAVAKMKRALAEFAVEGIHTTIPFHQKLLEHPVFLDGNFDIKFLEEYEI; this is encoded by the coding sequence ATGAACATTCAAAAAGTGCTGATCGCCAACCGCGGTGAAATCGCGGTCCGCATCATTAGAGCTTGCCGTGAACTGGGCATTTCCACCGTCGCGGTCTATTCAGAGCCTGACCGGGATTCACTGCATGTCCGGCTGGCGGATGAAGCTTACTGCATCGGCCCGATGCCGTCCAAGGATAGTTATCTGAACTTTACCAATATTATGAGTGTGGCTACTCTAACCGAGTGCGATGCTATCCATCCGGGTTACGGATTTTTGGCTGAGAACGCCGATTTCGCAGAAATCTGCGAATCCTGCAATATCACCTTTATCGGGCCTTCACCGGATGCCATTACCCGTATGGGCGACAAGGCTGTGGCCAAGGAAACGATGAAGCTTGCCGGTGTTCCCATCATTCCCGGCTCTGACGGGCTGGTAGGGGATGTTGAGGAAGCAGTTATGCTGGGCCGCGATATCGGCTATCCGATCATTGTTAAGGCTACCGCAGGCGGCGGAGGCAAAGGTATCCGCATTGCCGAGGATGAGGAATCCCTGGTGAAGCAGATTACAGCTGCCCAGCAGGAAGCGCAGAAGGCCTTCGGCAATGCCGGAGTATACCTGGAGAAATTCCTTACCGGCATGAAGCATGTGGAGATTCAGATCATTGCCGACAATCACGGGAATGTGGTTCACCTGGGCGAACGCGACTGCTCCGTGCAGCGCCGCCGCCAGAAGCTGGTGGAGGAAGCGCCTTGCTCCGTGCTGACACCGGATATCCGCGAAGCGATGGGCCAGGCTGCTGTACGTGCGGCACTCGCCGTGAATTACTCCGGAGCAGGTACCCTTGAGTTCCTGCTGGGACCGGACGGGCAGTTCTACTTCATGGAGATGAACACAAGAATTCAGGTGGAACACCCGGTAACTGAGATGGTGACTGGCGTTGATTTGATCAAGGAGATGATTTCGGTGGCGGAAGGCAATCCGCTTTCCTTCACGCAGGAAGACATCGTGATCAACGGCTGGTCGATCGAATGCCGTATCAATGCGGAGGATCCGGAACGTAACTTCATGCCTTCGCCGGGCAAAATCGGCTTTTACCTGCCTCCGGGCGGACTGGGAGTACGGGTTGACAGTGCGGCTTATCCCGGCTATACAATCTCGCCATTTTATGACTCGATGATTGCCAAGCTGATCGTCTGGGCGCCAACGCGCCAGGAGGCGGTTGCGAAGATGAAACGGGCACTCGCTGAATTTGCTGTAGAAGGCATACATACCACGATCCCATTCCATCAGAAGCTGCTGGAGCATCCTGTGTTTTTGGACGGAAATTTCGATATCAAGTTCCTTGAAGAATATGAAATTTAG
- the spoIIIAE gene encoding stage III sporulation protein AE, with protein MCERSVFRPPKLKMLLLLLPCLLFLWYADTAWATSAPQASGGSSSPVDGWVKGQVENLPMDGVESYWDQLMKEYGGFFPDGKTPSLMDMLLPGEDGLSFKSVLSGLTRFMWHEVLYNGKLLVTIVMVSVLSMILETLQTAFERKSVSKIAYMLCYMVVLVIAVNSFNIAIGYAKDAIDRMIDFMMAMIPLLFALLASMGNIVTVSVTHPLIVFMIHTVGTLIHTIVFPLLFFSAVLHLVSAMSDKYKLTQLANLLRNIGAGLLGVLLTVFLGVISVRGITSSVTDGVTIRAAKYITGNFVPVIGKMFADATDTVISASLLVKNAIGLSGVIIILFLCAFPAIKILVLALIYNVAAAVMQPLGDTPIVSCLQTIGKSMIYVFAALAAVSLMFFLAVTIMLTAGNVTVMMR; from the coding sequence ATGTGTGAGCGCAGTGTGTTCCGGCCTCCGAAATTAAAAATGCTGCTGCTCCTCCTGCCCTGCCTGCTGTTTCTCTGGTATGCGGACACCGCCTGGGCCACCAGTGCTCCGCAAGCTTCAGGTGGTTCGTCCTCACCCGTTGACGGATGGGTCAAGGGTCAGGTGGAGAACCTGCCGATGGACGGGGTTGAATCATACTGGGATCAGCTGATGAAGGAATACGGGGGATTTTTTCCGGACGGTAAAACGCCGTCGCTGATGGATATGCTGCTTCCTGGTGAGGACGGGCTGAGCTTCAAAAGTGTCCTGTCTGGGCTCACCCGGTTCATGTGGCATGAAGTGCTGTATAACGGCAAGCTGCTGGTCACGATCGTGATGGTCAGCGTGCTGAGCATGATTCTGGAGACGCTGCAGACCGCTTTTGAACGGAAATCCGTCAGTAAAATCGCCTATATGCTCTGTTATATGGTAGTGCTCGTCATCGCCGTTAACAGCTTCAATATCGCCATCGGGTATGCAAAGGATGCGATTGACCGGATGATCGACTTCATGATGGCCATGATCCCGCTGCTGTTCGCACTGCTGGCGTCCATGGGCAATATCGTGACCGTGTCGGTCACCCATCCGCTGATTGTATTCATGATTCATACCGTAGGCACGCTCATCCACACCATTGTGTTTCCACTGCTGTTTTTCTCGGCGGTACTGCACCTGGTGAGCGCCATGTCGGACAAATACAAGCTGACCCAGCTCGCTAATCTGCTGCGCAATATCGGTGCCGGACTGCTGGGCGTGCTGCTGACGGTATTTCTCGGAGTGATCTCGGTCAGAGGCATCACAAGTTCGGTGACTGACGGTGTAACGATACGGGCCGCCAAGTACATTACAGGTAATTTCGTGCCGGTCATCGGCAAAATGTTCGCGGACGCCACGGACACGGTGATCTCGGCTTCACTGCTTGTGAAAAATGCAATCGGGCTCTCAGGCGTCATTATTATCCTGTTCCTTTGCGCATTTCCGGCAATCAAAATATTGGTTCTGGCGCTGATCTACAATGTAGCCGCCGCTGTCATGCAGCCGCTGGGTGATACACCGATCGTATCCTGCCTGCAGACCATCGGCAAAAGCATGATCTATGTATTCGCGGCGCTGGCTGCGGTCTCCCTGATGTTCTTCCTGGCTGTCACAATCATGCTGACCGCCGGCAATGTCACCGTCATGATGAGGTAA
- the spoIIIAC gene encoding stage III sporulation protein AC has product MNIEVNAIFQIAGIGIIIAMIHTVLKQMGKEDIAHWVTIVGFIIVLFMVIRMLDGLLQEIKTIFLFQ; this is encoded by the coding sequence ATGAATATTGAAGTCAACGCGATCTTTCAAATCGCCGGCATCGGCATCATCATCGCCATGATTCACACGGTGCTTAAGCAGATGGGGAAAGAGGATATCGCCCACTGGGTGACCATTGTCGGATTTATCATCGTGCTGTTTATGGTGATCCGCATGCTGGACGGACTGCTTCAGGAAATTAAAACGATTTTTCTTTTTCAATAG
- a CDS encoding SpoIIIAH-like family protein: MKGKRQTIWLVSMLSLMVVLSAYYLFTEDTGASIPKETAGTIQVDSADNGTGGTDSTVLDNGLVVNEVDTQGALAADADSKDATAGDDSSTAAVTDPAAVTDPAAITEDSKATTASEDTKAAETTKDKPVAATSGDSDKTAAADSDAAADKDTASASTGNTPAKGDDEILKEVAAQSSSASSLFNNYLFEREQQNLKNYNDLIAQINDMEKTPAENAVAQEQLSKLEEKESKINDIETKLQQKYGEAIVKEETGESYTVVVQSDKLDVKEAVGIVDLVMKELSVTQDKIRVQYVSEQ, from the coding sequence ATGAAGGGCAAAAGACAAACAATTTGGTTGGTTTCCATGCTTAGCTTGATGGTGGTGCTCTCGGCATACTATTTATTTACGGAAGACACAGGTGCTTCTATCCCCAAGGAAACGGCGGGAACTATCCAGGTAGACAGCGCGGATAACGGAACAGGCGGAACGGACTCCACGGTGCTTGATAACGGCCTGGTTGTCAATGAAGTGGATACACAGGGTGCGCTTGCAGCTGATGCTGATTCAAAGGATGCAACAGCAGGCGATGACAGCAGCACAGCAGCTGTTACAGATCCGGCAGCTGTTACAGACCCTGCTGCTATTACAGAAGACAGCAAAGCGACTACAGCTTCAGAGGACACCAAAGCCGCTGAGACTACTAAAGATAAACCTGTTGCTGCAACAAGCGGGGATTCAGATAAGACGGCCGCAGCAGATTCGGATGCTGCAGCAGATAAAGACACCGCGAGTGCTTCAACCGGCAACACACCGGCTAAGGGCGATGATGAAATTCTGAAAGAGGTTGCCGCCCAAAGCTCCTCCGCAAGCAGCTTGTTCAACAATTATCTTTTTGAACGCGAGCAGCAGAATCTTAAGAACTACAATGACCTGATTGCTCAGATCAATGACATGGAGAAGACGCCTGCCGAAAACGCGGTTGCCCAGGAGCAGCTCAGCAAGCTCGAAGAAAAAGAATCGAAAATCAACGATATTGAAACCAAATTACAGCAAAAATACGGTGAAGCCATCGTCAAAGAAGAAACAGGCGAGAGCTACACAGTGGTTGTGCAGAGCGATAAGCTGGATGTGAAAGAGGCGGTTGGCATTGTTGATCTCGTTATGAAGGAACTGAGCGTCACCCAGGACAAGATCAGAGTCCAATATGTTTCAGAGCAATAA
- the nusB gene encoding transcription antitermination factor NusB: MKRRLAREIIVQSLYQMEMNDVDSAEAVEMLIAEAADENETEHVITDEIELKAYVVQHVNGVWEHKVAIDDMLEHYLKGWQMSRLSRVDRQILRLATFEMVFADDVPAKVAVNEAIDLAKHFGTEDSGKFVNGVLGKMIQEVDTLKGDL; this comes from the coding sequence ATGAAGAGACGTTTAGCAAGAGAGATTATTGTCCAGAGCCTATACCAGATGGAAATGAACGATGTAGACAGCGCGGAAGCAGTAGAGATGCTGATTGCCGAGGCTGCAGATGAGAATGAGACGGAACATGTAATTACGGATGAGATTGAGCTGAAGGCGTATGTTGTGCAGCATGTGAACGGCGTGTGGGAGCATAAGGTCGCAATTGACGACATGCTGGAGCATTACTTAAAGGGCTGGCAGATGAGCCGCCTGTCGCGCGTTGACCGCCAAATTCTGCGTCTGGCCACCTTTGAAATGGTCTTTGCAGATGATGTGCCGGCTAAGGTTGCCGTCAATGAAGCGATTGATCTGGCCAAGCATTTCGGTACGGAAGACTCCGGAAAATTCGTGAACGGTGTACTGGGGAAAATGATTCAAGAGGTTGACACGCTAAAAGGCGATCTGTAA
- the folD gene encoding bifunctional methylenetetrahydrofolate dehydrogenase/methenyltetrahydrofolate cyclohydrolase FolD — MTAAIISGKQVSDEIRIDIAQQVKQLAERGVKPGLAVVLVGEDPASQVYVRNKEKSCIELGFHSEVHRLAASTTQDELLTLVAELNSRDNIDGILVQLPLPKHIEEKAVIDAIAVEKDVDGFHPVNVGNLMIGDDSLLPCTPAGVIELIKRTGTGLSGKHAVVIGRSNIVGKPVSLLLQRENATVTMCHSRTANMAELSRQADILVVAIGRANFIDGSYVKPGAVVIDVGMNRLDNGKLAGDVDYESAKEVAGYITPVPGGVGPMTITMLMSNTLIAAKRRHGLE; from the coding sequence ATGACAGCAGCAATCATCAGCGGTAAACAAGTATCAGACGAAATTCGTATTGACATTGCCCAGCAGGTTAAACAACTGGCCGAACGCGGCGTGAAGCCCGGTCTTGCTGTCGTGCTTGTCGGTGAAGATCCGGCTTCTCAGGTCTATGTCCGCAATAAAGAGAAGTCTTGCATAGAACTGGGCTTCCATTCCGAAGTGCACAGACTGGCTGCTTCGACTACCCAGGACGAGCTGCTCACGCTTGTGGCAGAGCTGAACAGCCGTGACAACATTGACGGAATTCTTGTCCAGCTGCCGCTTCCTAAGCATATTGAGGAGAAAGCGGTCATTGATGCTATCGCTGTTGAGAAGGATGTTGACGGCTTCCATCCGGTGAACGTGGGCAATCTGATGATCGGGGATGATAGCCTGCTGCCTTGTACACCTGCTGGTGTTATTGAGTTGATCAAGCGTACGGGCACGGGGCTATCCGGTAAACATGCCGTAGTGATCGGGCGCAGCAATATTGTCGGCAAGCCGGTTTCCCTGCTGCTGCAGCGTGAGAATGCTACAGTGACAATGTGCCATTCCCGCACAGCTAATATGGCTGAACTCAGCCGCCAGGCAGATATCCTGGTAGTGGCGATCGGCCGCGCCAATTTCATTGACGGCTCATATGTGAAACCGGGAGCAGTTGTGATCGATGTGGGGATGAACCGTCTGGATAACGGCAAGCTTGCCGGAGATGTGGATTATGAAAGCGCCAAGGAAGTGGCCGGCTATATTACGCCAGTGCCGGGCGGCGTAGGCCCAATGACCATTACAATGCTGATGAGTAATACGCTGATTGCGGCCAAACGCCGCCACGGCTTGGAATAG
- a CDS encoding DUF2273 domain-containing protein → MPWREVWESHGGRITGVTFGIILGLIYLISGFWDMLFFALVVFIGYTLGKRKDTAQPPLFQWQELAQRLSGRWRPFK, encoded by the coding sequence ATGCCCTGGAGAGAAGTATGGGAAAGTCACGGGGGTAGAATTACCGGAGTAACCTTCGGTATTATTCTTGGATTGATTTATTTGATTAGCGGTTTTTGGGATATGCTGTTCTTTGCACTGGTAGTGTTCATCGGATATACGCTCGGCAAAAGAAAGGATACCGCACAGCCCCCGCTGTTTCAGTGGCAGGAGCTGGCTCAGCGGCTATCCGGACGCTGGCGTCCCTTCAAATGA
- the spoIIIAF gene encoding stage III sporulation protein AF, whose product MTWLGGWLRELILVVLMAAFVEMLLPSKSMERYARLVLSLLVLLTMLSPIVSLLKGDAAKELSVAIVQQEQGGGLLSGAGKGAGSLEKILADGRRLAAGAKEQSLQLAAEEVAGQMREQIAGSTGVKGATVTVKLGMGKSSAGLGGDEVPVISSVTVSLPAAAGPAQSGSTGGDTDIAAGTEPIEIEPVAPVQVEIDGENADLGISAAEAAASQADLAGADGTAGKAANNDTEAIIKLLEANWNLERELIQVVGSGADTGKS is encoded by the coding sequence ATGACCTGGTTAGGCGGGTGGCTGCGGGAGCTCATTCTGGTGGTTCTGATGGCTGCCTTTGTGGAAATGCTGCTTCCAAGCAAGTCGATGGAGCGTTACGCCAGGCTGGTGCTCAGCCTGCTGGTCCTGCTGACGATGCTGAGCCCGATTGTCTCCCTGCTGAAAGGGGATGCCGCGAAAGAGCTGAGCGTCGCCATTGTCCAGCAGGAGCAGGGTGGCGGGCTTCTATCCGGTGCGGGAAAAGGGGCAGGTTCGCTGGAGAAAATTTTGGCGGACGGGCGGAGGCTGGCAGCCGGAGCCAAGGAGCAGAGCCTCCAGCTGGCCGCAGAGGAAGTGGCCGGACAGATGCGGGAGCAGATTGCGGGCAGTACAGGCGTGAAGGGAGCCACAGTTACAGTGAAGCTGGGGATGGGCAAATCCTCCGCCGGTCTAGGCGGTGATGAGGTTCCAGTAATTTCTTCGGTAACAGTCTCCCTGCCGGCAGCGGCGGGACCGGCACAGAGCGGCAGCACGGGTGGAGATACAGATATCGCAGCAGGAACAGAGCCGATTGAAATCGAGCCGGTAGCTCCTGTGCAGGTGGAAATTGACGGAGAAAATGCGGATTTAGGCATTTCAGCCGCTGAGGCAGCTGCTTCACAGGCAGACCTAGCTGGTGCTGATGGTACTGCCGGAAAAGCGGCTAACAACGATACAGAAGCAATCATCAAGCTGCTGGAAGCGAACTGGAATCTAGAGCGTGAATTGATTCAGGTAGTAGGCAGCGGGGCGGATACAGGGAAATCATGA
- the spoIIIAD gene encoding stage III sporulation protein AD, producing MEIIQVVGIGLLSTVLILVLKEQKPMFAFLLTTAAGILIFLFLIGKIGTILGTLERVAESSGMEMIYIKTVFKIIGISYIAEFGAQIVRDAGQESIASKIELAGKVLIMVLAVPIISIIIESVMKLLPA from the coding sequence ATGGAAATTATTCAAGTAGTGGGAATAGGACTCTTGTCGACGGTGCTGATCCTTGTGCTGAAGGAACAAAAGCCGATGTTCGCCTTTCTGCTGACTACGGCGGCAGGCATACTGATTTTCCTGTTCCTGATCGGCAAGATCGGCACGATTCTGGGGACGCTGGAGCGGGTGGCGGAGTCCTCGGGAATGGAAATGATCTACATCAAAACCGTGTTCAAAATTATCGGAATTTCCTATATCGCGGAGTTCGGGGCGCAGATTGTGCGTGATGCCGGGCAGGAATCGATCGCCTCCAAAATTGAGCTGGCCGGCAAGGTCCTGATCATGGTACTGGCGGTGCCGATCATCAGCATTATTATCGAATCGGTAATGAAGCTCCTGCCCGCCTGA
- the spoIIIAA gene encoding stage III sporulation protein AA, with amino-acid sequence MANDWLLLFPEKVRVLLNGLPLPLLAKVEEIRVREGRPLEINYSGHYHFLTGSGSLTQNPGEAYKPSREDTHRLLDLISNHSLYTMEEELRKGFITIPGGHRIGLSGRTVLSGGGVEHLRDITGFNVRIAREIPGIADSVLPYLLERGRQRIMHTLILSPPQHGKTTLLRDLARQISAGSREGREGSRAGLKVGIVDERSEIAGSRRGIPAFDVGPRTDILDGCPKAEGMMMMIRSLSPDVLIADEIGRLEDAEAVTEALHAGISVVASAHGKEVAELARRPGLGGLLEHRMFERYVILHRTEAGLTFRILDGQKRALLLISPEERLGGERHA; translated from the coding sequence ATGGCAAATGACTGGCTTTTATTGTTTCCTGAAAAAGTAAGGGTGCTGCTGAACGGACTCCCGCTCCCGCTGCTCGCGAAAGTAGAAGAAATCAGGGTGCGTGAAGGGCGTCCGCTGGAGATCAACTATTCCGGCCACTATCATTTCCTTACCGGGAGCGGCAGCCTGACGCAAAATCCTGGCGAAGCGTACAAGCCAAGCCGTGAGGACACGCACCGGCTGCTCGACCTGATCAGCAATCATTCACTGTATACGATGGAAGAAGAGCTGCGCAAGGGCTTCATCACCATTCCGGGAGGGCACCGGATCGGCCTTTCAGGCCGGACAGTGCTTAGCGGCGGCGGTGTGGAGCATCTGCGGGACATCACCGGATTCAATGTCCGGATTGCCCGCGAGATTCCGGGCATCGCCGACAGCGTGCTGCCGTACTTGCTGGAGCGGGGACGGCAGCGGATCATGCATACGCTGATCCTCTCACCGCCGCAGCACGGCAAGACTACGCTGCTCCGGGACCTTGCCAGGCAGATCTCGGCGGGGAGCCGGGAAGGCCGTGAGGGCAGCCGGGCGGGCCTGAAGGTCGGCATCGTCGATGAGCGTTCGGAGATCGCCGGCAGCCGCCGCGGCATCCCCGCCTTTGACGTCGGGCCGCGTACAGACATCCTCGACGGCTGTCCCAAAGCGGAAGGCATGATGATGATGATCCGCTCCCTCTCGCCGGATGTGCTGATTGCCGATGAGATCGGGCGGCTGGAGGATGCCGAAGCCGTCACTGAAGCGCTGCATGCCGGCATCTCGGTGGTGGCCTCGGCACACGGCAAGGAAGTGGCCGAGCTGGCCCGCCGTCCCGGCCTTGGCGGACTATTGGAGCACCGGATGTTCGAGCGGTACGTCATTCTGCACCGCACAGAGGCGGGACTTACCTTCCGCATTCTGGACGGGCAGAAGCGGGCGCTGCTGCTGATCTCGCCGGAGGAGCGGCTGGGCGGTGAGCGCCATGCTTAA
- the accB gene encoding acetyl-CoA carboxylase biotin carboxyl carrier protein, whose translation MFKLSEIKELIKLLDQTSSVHELEIESEGMKLAIRKPDRPEADGNAIQAAPYVYPFTPAPQPQSPQHVAPTVSSEIPAAVQPQVSSAEGALHKIVSPMVGTFYSAASPENPSFVSVGDRVNEKTTVCIIEAMKLMNELEAEVKGEIVSVLAENGQLVEYGQPLFLVKPE comes from the coding sequence ATGTTCAAGTTAAGTGAGATTAAGGAATTGATTAAATTGCTGGACCAGACCTCCTCTGTACATGAGCTGGAGATTGAAAGCGAAGGCATGAAGCTGGCTATACGTAAACCGGATCGCCCTGAAGCTGATGGAAACGCAATTCAGGCGGCTCCTTATGTCTATCCCTTTACGCCGGCACCGCAGCCTCAGAGCCCGCAGCATGTAGCACCTACGGTTTCAAGTGAGATTCCAGCTGCTGTGCAGCCGCAGGTCTCTTCTGCCGAAGGAGCATTACATAAAATTGTTTCTCCGATGGTAGGAACCTTCTATAGTGCAGCTTCTCCGGAAAACCCGTCCTTTGTAAGTGTAGGTGACCGGGTGAATGAGAAAACAACGGTCTGTATCATTGAAGCGATGAAGCTGATGAATGAGCTGGAAGCGGAAGTTAAGGGCGAAATCGTGTCCGTGCTTGCCGAGAACGGCCAGCTTGTAGAATACGGCCAGCCGCTGTTTCTGGTAAAACCGGAGTAA
- the spoIIIAB gene encoding stage III sporulation protein SpoIIIAB, whose protein sequence is MLKLLGAVLIVLAGTLAGFKRAAQYADRPRNIRALIAALQRLETEILYGYTPLPEALHRIGQQSKEPLRTFFTAAADEMSPPQNRSAEEAIQRAMELHFKSAALKGTEKEIIRQLSCTLGTSDRSNQSTHIALALQQLKQEETVAREDQGKYEKMSKSLGLLLGALIVILIF, encoded by the coding sequence ATGCTTAAGCTGCTCGGAGCTGTGCTGATCGTGCTGGCCGGCACGCTGGCCGGGTTCAAGCGGGCTGCCCAGTATGCAGACAGGCCAAGGAACATCAGAGCCCTCATCGCCGCCCTGCAGCGGCTGGAGACCGAAATCCTGTACGGGTACACCCCGCTGCCGGAGGCTCTGCACCGAATCGGGCAGCAGTCGAAAGAGCCGCTGCGGACTTTTTTTACCGCAGCGGCGGATGAGATGAGCCCGCCGCAGAACCGCAGTGCCGAGGAGGCCATTCAGCGGGCGATGGAGCTTCACTTCAAATCCGCCGCCCTGAAGGGGACGGAGAAGGAAATTATCCGGCAGCTGAGCTGCACCCTGGGCACAAGCGACAGATCGAATCAGAGCACGCATATTGCGCTGGCTCTGCAGCAATTGAAGCAGGAGGAGACAGTAGCCAGAGAAGATCAGGGCAAATATGAAAAAATGAGCAAAAGCCTGGGTCTGCTGCTTGGAGCATTGATCGTCATTTTGATCTTTTAG
- the spoIIIAG gene encoding stage III sporulation protein AG, which produces MGNWLKKLEQWAGGGSGSPKRSHTFRWLIILGLLGAAIMLFNSFVNVKKLDSENTGREPPVSETSQATLQQGDMGSPNSFDGIEQAMEERTKEILEKIVGVGTVDIMVTVDSTEEIVVQRNMNDSQQQSEETDASGGKRHTTQYTRDGEIVTYSQSGDETPIITKRIKPQVRGVLVVAKGAENKVVRGLIEEAIQKGLNVPSYRISVVPRKQE; this is translated from the coding sequence GTGGGCAATTGGTTAAAGAAGCTGGAGCAATGGGCAGGCGGCGGCTCCGGCAGTCCGAAAAGGAGTCATACCTTCCGCTGGCTGATCATTTTGGGACTGCTGGGCGCGGCGATCATGCTGTTCAATTCCTTCGTGAATGTGAAGAAGCTGGACAGTGAGAACACGGGGCGGGAGCCGCCGGTCAGCGAAACGTCACAGGCCACCCTGCAGCAGGGGGATATGGGCTCTCCGAATTCTTTCGATGGTATTGAACAGGCGATGGAGGAGCGGACCAAGGAAATTCTGGAGAAAATCGTCGGTGTCGGAACCGTGGACATCATGGTAACGGTAGATTCTACAGAGGAAATCGTGGTGCAGCGGAATATGAATGATTCGCAGCAGCAGAGTGAAGAGACCGATGCCAGCGGCGGCAAACGCCATACGACTCAATACACAAGAGACGGTGAGATTGTCACCTACAGCCAGTCGGGAGACGAAACCCCGATTATCACCAAACGGATCAAACCACAGGTGCGCGGCGTCCTTGTCGTCGCCAAAGGCGCAGAGAATAAAGTCGTCCGTGGACTGATCGAAGAGGCGATCCAGAAAGGCCTGAATGTGCCGAGCTACCGCATCTCTGTCGTGCCGCGGAAGCAGGAATAG
- the amaP gene encoding alkaline shock response membrane anchor protein AmaP: MAKILDRLLLFLYSLSIGILSVIAILLLSGAIPDTLEIQDGPAAYIAAIAVAVILFLLSIRFFYISLRRDRASQPSVDQRTEYGDIQISMETIENLSLKAAGKVKGIRDLKSRIRVSQAGLEIMIRAVVDGEHSLPLLTTEVQRQVHDFVQETTGIPVADVSVYIANLTQSPSFKSRVE, from the coding sequence GTGGCAAAAATTTTGGACAGGCTTCTGCTGTTTCTGTACAGCTTAAGCATCGGAATATTATCTGTAATTGCCATCCTCCTTCTAAGCGGCGCAATTCCCGATACCTTGGAAATACAGGATGGTCCGGCCGCCTATATTGCTGCAATTGCGGTGGCTGTCATTCTGTTCCTGCTCAGCATCCGGTTCTTCTACATTTCTCTGCGCCGCGACCGGGCTTCACAGCCTTCGGTAGACCAGCGTACGGAATACGGGGACATACAGATTTCCATGGAAACGATTGAGAACCTGAGCCTGAAAGCAGCCGGCAAAGTCAAAGGCATCCGGGATCTGAAGTCGCGCATACGCGTTTCGCAGGCCGGGCTTGAGATTATGATCCGCGCAGTGGTGGACGGCGAGCATTCGCTGCCGCTGCTTACGACGGAGGTCCAGCGTCAGGTGCACGATTTCGTGCAGGAAACAACCGGAATTCCGGTTGCAGACGTGTCGGTCTATATTGCCAACCTCACACAGTCTCCAAGCTTCAAAAGTCGAGTGGAATAG